In Fretibacterium sp. OH1220_COT-178, the sequence ACCAGAAACGGGACGATATAGCGGAAGTCCCGGTACTTGACGTTAAGGGCGGAAAGCCAGAACCCCGCCCCCAGGGCGGCCAGAGTGGCCAGCAGAAAGAAAAACGGCATGAAAAGGATCGAAAAGGAGGGGGCGAATCCGTACCACAGCATCAGGAGCCCCAAGAGCGCCAGAGAGATCAGGAAATCCACGGCGCTGACGATGACCGAGCTGGTCGGCACGATCAGGCGCGGAAAGTACACCTTGCTGATCAGGCGCGACTCCGCGATAAGGGAGTTCGAGCTCTCCTGCATGGCGTTGGCGAAGTACTGCCACGGCAGCATCGCGGAGAACACCAAAATGGGATAGGGCACACCCTCGCTGGGCAGCTTGGCCAGCCGGCCGAACACGAGGGTGAACACCACCATGGTCAGAAAGGGGCGGATCACGCTCCAGGCGATGCCGATGATGGTCTGTTTGTAGCGCACCAGGATGTCGCGCCAGGCCAGAAAGTAAAACAACTCCCGATAGCGCAGGAGCTCACGGAAGAAGGCCCCCGTCGTCCGGTTCGGCTC encodes:
- a CDS encoding ABC transporter permease gives rise to the protein MADKSMDGFDLIIEPNRTTGAFFRELLRYRELFYFLAWRDILVRYKQTIIGIAWSVIRPFLTMVVFTLVFGRLAKLPSEGVPYPILVFSAMLPWQYFANAMQESSNSLIAESRLISKVYFPRLIVPTSSVIVSAVDFLISLALLGLLMLWYGFAPSFSILFMPFFFLLATLAALGAGFWLSALNVKYRDFRYIVPFLVQFGLYVSPVGFSSSVVPDRWRLLYSLNPTVGVIDGFRWCVQGTAGSIYLPGFLISTVVSVAAFVSGVWFFRRTERFFADFI